Proteins from a genomic interval of Mycolicibacterium madagascariense:
- a CDS encoding MlaE family ABC transporter permease produces the protein MALDTLILIPRRPFAWREFLQQSWFVARVSLVPTLLLAIPFTVLLVFTFNILLLEFGAADFSGTGAAYGTVTQIGPVVTVLVVAGAGATAMCADLGARTIREELDALRVMGVNPIQSLVVPRVLAATLVATLLSSVVIVVGLVGGFVFSVFVQHVTPGSYISGLTVITHAADVVISMIKAALFGLAAGLIACFKGISVGGGPAGVGNAVNETVVYTFVALFAINIIASAVGIQATL, from the coding sequence ATGGCGCTGGACACCCTGATACTCATCCCGCGTCGGCCATTCGCCTGGCGGGAGTTTCTCCAGCAGTCGTGGTTCGTGGCAAGGGTGTCGCTCGTGCCCACGCTGTTACTCGCCATCCCGTTCACCGTGCTCCTGGTCTTCACCTTCAACATCCTGTTGCTCGAGTTCGGCGCGGCCGACTTCTCCGGCACCGGTGCCGCCTACGGCACGGTCACCCAGATCGGTCCCGTCGTGACCGTGCTGGTGGTCGCCGGTGCCGGTGCCACCGCCATGTGCGCCGACCTCGGAGCCCGCACCATCCGCGAGGAGCTCGACGCCCTGCGCGTGATGGGGGTCAACCCCATTCAGTCCCTGGTCGTTCCGCGGGTACTGGCCGCGACCCTGGTCGCGACCCTCCTGTCCTCGGTGGTCATCGTCGTCGGGTTGGTGGGTGGCTTCGTGTTCTCGGTGTTCGTCCAGCACGTGACACCTGGCTCCTACATCAGCGGTCTGACCGTCATCACCCACGCCGCCGACGTGGTCATCTCCATGATCAAGGCCGCCTTGTTCGGATTGGCCGCGGGACTGATCGCCTGCTTCAAGGGGATATCGGTCGGCGGCGGCCCGGCCGGTGTCGGCAACGCGGTCAACGAGACCGTCGTGTACACCTTCGTGGCGCTGTTCGCCATCAACATCATCGCCTCCGCCGTCGGCATCCAGGCCACGCTGTGA
- a CDS encoding ferredoxin, giving the protein MKFRVDLNACQSMGQCSFTAPDLFPLDDDGVLEFAEPGAQEYVSEELTADDGELAEEASFLCPMRAISMH; this is encoded by the coding sequence ATGAAATTTCGCGTCGACCTCAACGCCTGCCAAAGCATGGGCCAGTGCAGTTTCACTGCGCCGGACCTGTTTCCCCTTGACGACGACGGAGTGTTGGAGTTCGCCGAGCCAGGTGCGCAGGAGTACGTCTCGGAGGAATTGACCGCAGACGACGGGGAGCTGGCCGAGGAGGCGTCGTTCCTGTGCCCGATGCGTGCCATCAGCATGCATTGA
- a CDS encoding alpha/beta hydrolase-fold protein gives MHEPLVRNGTSVRGWLRVTLALICGLSIWTATQARADGMETLMVPSAAMGRDIPVAFQAGGPHSVLLLDAFNAAPDVSNWVTAGHALSSLAGKGVSIVAPAGGAYSLYTDWEGDGGKQWETFLTSELPDWLTANKGLAPHGNAVVGASQGGTAALTLAAFHPDRFRYAGSLSGFLTPAATTMNGAIAAGMAQYGGVDTQTMWGPVQLGRWNRHDPAVHVQLLVANDTRLWIYSPSTLTCSDPAAMIGYCDQAQGSNRDFYHRYRNDMGGNNAHFDLPVGGQHDWGSWGPQLAAMSADLTATIR, from the coding sequence ATGCACGAACCCTTGGTGCGCAACGGCACGTCTGTGCGGGGATGGTTGCGGGTGACGCTGGCGCTCATCTGCGGGCTGTCCATTTGGACCGCGACGCAGGCGAGGGCCGACGGCATGGAAACACTCATGGTCCCGTCGGCGGCGATGGGCCGCGACATACCGGTCGCATTCCAGGCGGGCGGGCCCCACTCGGTCCTACTGCTCGACGCCTTCAATGCGGCCCCGGACGTAAGCAACTGGGTCACCGCCGGCCACGCCTTGAGTTCCCTTGCTGGCAAGGGTGTTTCGATCGTGGCGCCAGCCGGCGGAGCTTACAGTCTGTACACCGACTGGGAGGGCGACGGCGGCAAGCAGTGGGAAACCTTCCTCACCAGCGAGCTGCCAGATTGGCTCACCGCCAACAAGGGTCTGGCACCGCACGGCAACGCCGTGGTCGGGGCCTCGCAGGGTGGTACCGCGGCGCTGACGTTGGCAGCCTTTCACCCCGACCGTTTTCGCTACGCCGGCTCGCTGTCAGGCTTCCTCACGCCTGCGGCGACCACGATGAACGGGGCCATCGCCGCGGGAATGGCGCAGTACGGCGGCGTCGACACCCAAACCATGTGGGGACCGGTGCAGCTCGGCCGATGGAACCGACACGACCCGGCGGTGCACGTGCAACTGTTGGTCGCCAACGACACTCGGTTGTGGATCTACAGCCCCTCGACCCTGACGTGCAGCGATCCGGCGGCCATGATCGGGTACTGCGACCAGGCACAAGGGAGCAACCGCGACTTCTATCATCGCTACCGCAACGACATGGGCGGTAACAATGCCCACTTCGACCTGCCGGTCGGAGGGCAGCACGATTGGGGAAGTTGGGGTCCACAATTGGCGGCGATGTCCGCCGACCTCACCGCAACCATCAGATAG
- a CDS encoding cytochrome P450, translating to MNIDLQDPELFREGAPYDVYKHLRETDPVHWQDEADGPGYWALTRYEDIKRVELDSETFSNEPTVLISDVGIAGDETHKHLIFSDAPHHTEHRQLLSKEIGLSRIRKAREGMETLVDSIIDVVIEKGEADLVVDLSSKMASFAIADLMGLDRAESLEMFHAAEILTRNVPVTEGIGLEAITTMFTHASQAWAQRSADPRDDTLSRIAHAEIMGNPVDEFQFQLDYQLLVSAGSDTSRNVLSTGMITLFEHPEARQALLDDPTLLPKALEEILRYTPPIMAMRRTTTADTEIGGTKIGKGQKVVMYYGAANRDPEVFDDPDTFEIRRKVNPHMTFGGGRHHCLGAHLARLELTTMFSAMLRRMPDMAPIGPVDWPELGTPPMVGGPAGLRVGFTPGTRIVEDSVAPIFA from the coding sequence GTGAACATCGACTTGCAGGACCCGGAACTCTTCCGCGAAGGCGCGCCCTACGATGTCTACAAGCATCTCCGGGAAACCGATCCCGTGCACTGGCAAGACGAAGCCGACGGGCCGGGCTACTGGGCATTGACGCGTTACGAGGACATCAAGCGCGTCGAACTCGACTCCGAGACCTTCTCCAATGAACCCACCGTGCTGATCTCCGACGTGGGCATCGCCGGAGACGAGACGCATAAGCACCTCATCTTCTCGGACGCGCCGCACCACACCGAGCACCGTCAACTCCTCAGCAAGGAGATTGGCCTGAGCCGAATCCGCAAGGCTCGAGAGGGCATGGAGACGTTGGTCGACTCGATCATCGACGTCGTCATCGAGAAGGGCGAGGCCGATTTGGTGGTCGACTTGTCGAGCAAGATGGCCAGTTTTGCAATTGCGGACCTGATGGGCCTCGACCGCGCGGAGTCGTTAGAGATGTTCCACGCCGCAGAGATCCTCACGCGCAACGTTCCGGTCACCGAGGGGATCGGGCTTGAGGCAATAACCACGATGTTCACCCATGCGTCGCAAGCTTGGGCTCAACGGTCCGCCGATCCCCGTGATGACACGCTAAGCCGCATTGCGCACGCCGAGATCATGGGCAATCCCGTCGACGAGTTCCAGTTCCAGCTCGACTACCAACTGTTGGTGAGCGCGGGCAGTGACACTTCGCGCAACGTGCTCTCCACCGGCATGATCACCCTCTTCGAGCACCCCGAGGCCAGACAAGCTCTGCTGGACGACCCCACCCTGCTACCCAAGGCGCTCGAAGAGATCTTGCGGTATACCCCGCCGATCATGGCGATGCGCCGAACGACGACGGCTGACACCGAAATTGGAGGGACCAAGATCGGCAAGGGTCAGAAGGTGGTGATGTACTACGGTGCCGCCAACCGCGACCCCGAGGTGTTCGACGACCCCGACACCTTCGAAATTCGCCGAAAGGTCAACCCGCACATGACCTTCGGCGGGGGACGTCATCACTGCCTGGGCGCGCACCTCGCGAGGCTCGAGCTGACCACGATGTTCTCGGCGATGCTGCGTCGCATGCCGGACATGGCGCCCATCGGTCCGGTGGACTGGCCCGAGCTGGGGACACCACCCATGGTGGGCGGCCCGGCCGGTTTGCGGGTCGGCTTCACCCCCGGGACCCGCATCGTCGAAGACTCCGTCGCACCAATCTTCGCATGA
- a CDS encoding aldehyde dehydrogenase family protein codes for MTTTTSASVRTSATYKTVNPATGEQLNDWGLLEDDQADSALTRAHEAFQVWRWVPVDEKIRLFTRVADLIDRAAPDLARQTALEMGKPVAQATAEAGICSAMFRYYADRAHDLLADEAVELPGMSRTVIRREPLGVILGIEPWNAPLFQAMRATAPNLMVGNTVLLKPANICAGSTLMFDDLFVEAGFPAGVYQTVLTTRQQVLGYIAHPKVRAVTLTGSDDAGSVVGELAGKHIKPVVLELGGSDAFVVLDGADVAKAAATASTCRLFIGGQACALPKRVIVTDKVADEFTSLYLEAFRSQVIGDPLDPTTTMGPLSSPSAVAELQAQYQDAVDLGATVLESGGPLDRPGNYFKPAVLTDVTPEMRLYHEEAFGPLGLIYRVPDAEAAIELANDTKYGLGGTVFSEDLDQAAYVAARLDTGGVGINAWLGAPIDIPFGGTKASGVGRELGKTGMDYFANIKTYATA; via the coding sequence ATGACGACCACGACGAGCGCTTCGGTGCGGACCAGCGCCACCTACAAGACGGTTAACCCTGCGACCGGTGAGCAACTCAACGACTGGGGCCTACTCGAGGACGACCAGGCCGATTCCGCGCTGACCCGCGCCCACGAGGCGTTTCAGGTGTGGCGATGGGTGCCGGTCGACGAGAAGATCCGACTGTTCACCAGGGTGGCCGACCTCATCGACCGCGCAGCGCCAGATCTGGCACGACAGACCGCCCTGGAGATGGGCAAGCCGGTCGCCCAGGCCACCGCCGAAGCCGGGATCTGCTCGGCGATGTTCCGTTACTACGCCGACCGGGCTCACGACCTCCTCGCCGACGAAGCCGTCGAGCTCCCTGGTATGAGTAGAACCGTCATCCGACGCGAACCCCTTGGCGTCATCCTCGGCATCGAGCCGTGGAACGCCCCACTCTTCCAGGCGATGCGCGCCACCGCACCAAACCTCATGGTGGGCAACACCGTGCTCCTCAAACCCGCCAACATCTGCGCCGGGTCGACGCTGATGTTCGACGACCTGTTCGTCGAGGCTGGATTCCCGGCCGGGGTGTATCAGACGGTGTTGACTACTCGTCAACAGGTCCTGGGCTACATCGCCCACCCGAAGGTGCGGGCCGTCACCCTGACCGGTTCCGACGACGCAGGTTCCGTCGTCGGCGAATTGGCCGGCAAACACATCAAACCCGTCGTGTTGGAGCTGGGCGGCTCGGACGCGTTCGTCGTACTCGACGGTGCCGACGTCGCCAAGGCGGCGGCCACCGCCTCTACCTGTCGACTGTTCATCGGGGGTCAGGCGTGCGCCTTGCCCAAGCGCGTGATCGTCACCGACAAGGTGGCCGATGAATTCACTTCGTTGTACCTGGAGGCGTTCCGCAGTCAGGTCATCGGGGATCCGCTCGACCCGACCACCACCATGGGCCCACTGTCGAGCCCGTCGGCCGTCGCCGAACTACAAGCCCAGTACCAGGATGCCGTCGACCTCGGGGCGACGGTCTTGGAAAGCGGGGGACCGCTGGACCGGCCGGGCAATTACTTCAAGCCCGCCGTTCTCACCGACGTGACACCCGAGATGCGGCTCTATCACGAAGAGGCCTTCGGGCCGCTGGGTTTGATCTACCGCGTGCCCGACGCCGAAGCGGCCATCGAGCTCGCCAACGACACCAAGTACGGACTCGGTGGGACGGTGTTCTCCGAAGACCTCGACCAGGCGGCGTATGTCGCCGCGCGTCTGGACACCGGCGGCGTGGGAATCAACGCCTGGTTGGGTGCACCGATCGACATCCCATTCGGGGGCACCAAGGCCTCAGGGGTGGGTCGCGAACTGGGCAAGACGGGCATGGACTACTTCGCCAACATCAAGACCTACGCAACGGCTTGA